In Mytilus edulis chromosome 13, xbMytEdul2.2, whole genome shotgun sequence, a single window of DNA contains:
- the LOC139501473 gene encoding uncharacterized protein has protein sequence MCFSYIPHEKSNFYQICEHDFHEVIESIVVDLKEKGTVFVCGDLNSRIGEANDFLTNDNLDKYVESVEQVQNPIISNRCSMDKFVNSFGRKLLQLCYDTGLTVANGRLGNDKHGNFTFCTSNRRSVNDYLLVSPCDYDLISNFEVLQLNEFSDHSPLYFELDFTNNRPSHNIPKVHTYIKWDNNKNTDYIQLLHNQQDRLLSLVNDISTLDKVNDSVREITQILYNSAFEVFGRSVLINENENNIRKNNEWFDEKCANERENFQKFRNTFLRHPTDINRKFYISSRNSFNKAKRQARARFKRRKGIELCATAKTDPKQFWSTIKPKTKSRCVVDNDVLFNHFETILGDSPPDICNEVLDLLNNIQISEFHVDFLDSEITDEEVIKAIHKLKSGKSAGNDKIIGE, from the coding sequence ATGTGTTTCTCGTATATTCCTCATGAAAAAtctaatttttatcaaatatgtgAACATGATTTTCATGAAGTAATTGAAAGTATTGTTgtagatttaaaagaaaaagggACTGTATTTGTATGTGGTGATTTGAATAGTCGTATAGGTGAAGCAAACGACTTTTTGACTAATGATAATCTAGATAAATATGTTGAGAGTGTTGAGCAGGTGCAAAACCCCATTATTTCAAATAGGTGCTCTATGGACAAATTCGTCAATTCTTTTGGTCGTAAACTTTTACAGTTGTGTTATGACACTGGTCTCACGGTAGCCAATGGAAGACTCGGAAACGACAAACACGGTAATTTCACTTTCTGTACATCTAACAGAAGAAGTGTTAATGATTATTTACTTGTTTCTCCTTGTGATTACGACTTAATTAGTAATTTTGAAGTGTTACAGTTGAACGAGTTCTCAGACCACTCGCCACTTTATTTTGAACTAGATTTTACGAACAATCGTCCGTCACACAATATACCAAAAGTTCACACGTATATTAAATGGGATAACAATAAAAACACTGATTATATCCAATTACTACATAATCAACAAGACAGATTGCTTTCACTAGTGAATGATATTTCTACCTTGGACAAGGTCAATGATTcggtaagggagataactcaaatacTTTATAACAGTGCTTTTGAAGTTTTCGGAAGATCtgttttgataaatgaaaatgaGAATAACATTCGTAAAAACAATGAATGGTTTGATGAAAAGTGCGCTAATGAACGAGAGAACTTTCAAAAATTTAGGAACACTTTTCTGCGTCATCCGACAGATATTAACAGAAAATTCTATATTTCATCCAGAAATTCATTTAACAAAGCGAAACGACAAGCCAGGGCAAGGTTTAAGCGTCGGAAAGGAATTGAATTATGTGCAACTGCCAAAACGGACCCTAAGCAATTTTGGTCAACCATAAAACCTAAGACTAAATCACGCTGTGTAGTAGACAATGATGTACTGTTTAACCATTTTGAAACTATTCTTGGGGACAGCCCACCAGATATCTGCAACGAAGTATTAGACTTActaaataatatacaaataagtGAATTCCACGTTGACTTTTTAGATTCTGAAATTACTGATGAAGAAGTTATTAAAGCAATACACAAATTGAAATCCGGAAAAAGTGCGGGTAACGACAAAATTATAGGTGAATAG